TCCACGGTTTCACAGCCTTTTTTATCTTGGGCATAACAAAATGACGTACTCATCATTAGTAATGCAAAAAGTAGTTTATTCATAAGTGAGTATTAAAATTTATAATGTCTCGTCCTGAAATTAGTTGACCCGTTAACAATGATAATCCTGCATTTGGTTTACTAAGATAATTCATCCTGAAATAGGTTGAGCAATAAAGTTTGCCGTGCGTTGGCGATAAATATTTTTGTAGCCACTCAGCTAAAGAAAATATTTATTGTTGGCCTGCCGCTTATAATGTTTCCAATTTTTCCTCCTTTGTTTTACGTTTATAATAGTAGTTTTTCCATTGCTTTATTTGTGGCCCTTTTTGGCTGTGTACTTCGTGTGGTATTTGCCAGTTCAGGCTTGCGTGCCTGCGCCTGTAATTGTAAATGGTGATGCAGCGGGCAATATGCCTGGAAGCCGTATCGGCATCGCTGTAAAAACTGCTGATAAGTTCGGTTTTAAGTATGCCGTTTACTCTTTCAGCGATTGCATTTTCATAAGGATCTCCATTTTCTGTCATAGATATCATGCAGTTGTTTTTTTGGAGAAAATCTGTGTATGCTGTACTGCAATATTGAATACCCCTGTCGCTATGGTGAATAACGATAGCATCAGCAGGTTTTTGCGCCATTGCTTTTTTAAGTGCCAGTAATCCACTGCTCACCTTCATATCATCACTGAGGTTAAAACCTACAATCTTTCTGCTGTAGGCATCGGTAATTAAAAACAGGTAAGCATGCCTGTGTTTGAGGGGTATATAGGTAATATCTGCTACCCACAGTTCGTGGGCCTTCATGGGCTCAAAATCCCTTACCAGGTTGGGATACCGGCGAAAATGGTGTTTACTGTTGGTGGTGTACACATTGCGTTTTAGCTTGCGCACAAGCAGTTTGTTTCTTTTAAGCAATTCAAAGAATTTATCCCTTCCCATGATGATTTTATGTTGGGTCAAAAACGATTGCAGTTCAACAAAAAGTTTTCTCCCTCCACATCGTGGTTGCAGCTTTCTTATTGCGTCAATTTGTTGCAGTATCACACCTTCCTGCAATCCCTTTGAAAGCAATTTGTTTTGATGTTTATGATAAGCCTGTGAGGAATAGCCAAGCAGCCGGCAAATGGTTTGCAGGCTTGCAAACGGTTTTGCCTTTTTTATTTCCTGGACTGCCGGCTTCCAGACTTTTTTCTGATAGGGATATTAAGCTTTTCTTCAGCTACATTGATCATAATGTCGAGCGCATCAGCCCGGAGCTTTTCCCACTCAAGTTGCTTTTCTAAGGCAGCAATCTTTTTGAGCAGATCATCCTGGGTGATCTCCTTTTTGGGTGCTCTTTTTTTGTCGGGGTCATTCATTTCCCGAATGTAATGTTTTTCCTGTTTGTTAGTTCTAGGAAGGTCATTAACGCCCTGGTAAATTTGCACCCATTTGCAAATAGTGGTGCGACCGATGCCATACTTGGCTTTCAATTTTCTGTACCCGCAGCCTTGCTCCAGGTATTCTAAAATGATCTGTTCTTTTAAGTCCATAATGGTTGATTTTTAGTCAACCTATTTCAGGACGAGACACTATGGGGCTATCCGGACCAGGTACCCGGTTATGACCCGGATCATTGCTTCGGCAAAGCAGCGTAAATGCCGCAACCTTTTTAAAGAAGCTGTGGAATATGCAAAGCAGGTGATCGCAGACCCGGTAGAAAAAGCGGTCTGGCAAAAAAGGCTCCGTAAGCGTAACGGGGTATTCAATGCTGCCGTTAAGTTCTATATGCTGAAAGAAAAGCGGGAAAAGGAGCGTGCGTTGATGATGACGAACACGTTGCTCTGGCTGGCATTTAAAAATGCAACGGCGCAGGAGATGGCAGAGGAGCAAAGGTGTTACAGAAACCAGCAGAACAGTCCATTACCGGTAGTTTATTCGCATACAGGTTCCAGGGTTATGAACCGCGGCGGAGAAGAACATCCACCCCCATCTTAGTTATGCTCGCTGAGCATGATCGTTCCGGTCGGTGAGGACAGCAACCAGGGGAATGGGACCATGATCATTCCGGTCGGTGAAGGCCCCGGCCAGGGCGTAGGGCGTACACTACATCGGGGTTTCACGCAAGAGTCTTATTATTCAGGGGTATGCTGTGAAAAATCCGCTGATACAAAGCAGCCAAAGTATTCCGGGGAACAGGCCATTGCCGGCAGTAAACAGTTTTATGGATTCAGGGTGAGGGAAGTTTCTTCCGGTTCATCCAAACATTCCCGAAATGAAAAGGCCTTATGTTTTACCATAAGGCCTTTGTCCGGTTATATTTCCTGGTTAATTATCTTACGATCACCAGTTGCTTGACGATCCTGTCGGAGGAGGTTTCAATTATAAGTGCATAAACCCCTTCGCTGTATTTGTCAAGGTTCAGCGTAATGTTGTTGGTACCACGGTTCAGGTTCTGATCCTGTACCAGCACCCGCTTTCCAACCTTGTCCAGCAGGATGATCTTTGCCTGGATGTTCTTGTCAACAGACATATTGATGGTTACATAGCTGCTTGCCGGCATTGGCATCAGCGTAACCTGGGTCTTGTTCACCGACCTTCTTACCACCAGTACATTGCTGTATTTTATTTCACCGCCCTTACCGATCACTTTAAGGCGGTAGTAAATGATCTCATTGCTGATACCGTTTATATTATCGGTAAACCCAAAGCTCTGCTCTTCATTTAATTTTACCGGGTCGCTTACGATACCAACCCTGGTATACGTGGAATTATCAAGGCTCCGTTCCACTTCAAAGTGGTCAATGTCCTTTAAGGTAATGATCGTCCAGCTAAGGGGTACCAGGTTGTTTTGCGCAACACCCGTAAACTTAAGGATCTCTGCAGGAAGTACGGTACCTACAAAACGCCAGTCCCTGTCAGCCTGCGCAGGAATGATTTTCTGTACCGGCGCCCTGGTTCCGGGGGCTGCATCACCTAAAGTAGTACCACCATTACCCATATTGTAAGAAGTACCTTTGATATTGAGTACGGAGTTGAGCGAATCAAATCGGTTATCCAGTCCGTCGCCATCTGTATCCATGCCGGTTAAGGTCACCAGGTCATCTGCAATGCCATTCAGGTTAAAGTCATTGCCTTCAACAATATCCGGTTGGCCATCCGCATCGGTATCCAGGTCACGGTAATCGGGGGTGCCATCCGCATCATGATCATAAATGAATATGCCCGAGCCGCCAAAACCTACGGTGTTGTCATAGGGTGACATAAGCCCGTCGCCATCCGCATCCGTTGTAGTTGGTAACTGGTAACCTACGGTTGACATGCCTTCAATATTATCCGGTATACCGTCATCATCAGAATCAATGTCCAGGTAATTGGGCTCACCGGTGCCATCCGTATTCGGCAGGTTCAGTGCAGCCAGGCCTGAAACAGATGTTGACCAGCCGTTTGCAGCAATCACGCCATCCACGATACCATTCAGGTTTGCATCCGGAAGACCGGCTTCCAGCACATCAACAATTCCATCACCGTCCGCATCCATATCATAGGCATTTGGCCTGAGGTCACGGTCAAGATTTTTATTCGGATAATCGTCTGCCCTGCCATCTACAGGTAACAGGTCAACACCCGTCCTTAATAAGGCAGAGGCGGCAAAATTATTATCGCTTATGCCATCGTAATTGCTGTCTACAAAACCATCGATAAGACCATTATTATTGGCATCCGTTCCGGCTACTTCCACCACATCCGGGATACCATCATTATCACTGTCGGTATCTAAATAGTTAGGGATACCATCGCCGTCAAGATCTGGTGTGCCCCCAACCCGTTACCAGAAACACCAACACCGGTATTATTGGCATCTACGTTTTGAGAGAATCCATCGTTATCCGTATCCACATAATTATCAATAATGCCATCGCCGTCGGTCTCTACACCATATGATTCCACCGCATCAGGTATGCCATCATTATCACTGTCCAGGTCATACTGGTTGATGATGCCGTCCAGGTCCTTGTCTGCATTATCATTTACACCATCACTGTTACTATCGATAAAGCCGGGGAAGGTCGGGTCAAGGTAATTAGGGATAGCATTACCATTGGCATCGGCTCCGTAATCGAAATTATCATTTACGCCATCTACGTTGACGTCTATAAAGCCAGGATACGTAGGATCATTCCAGTTTGGAATTCCATTACCATTGGCATCCTGCAGGGCAACCGGGTTATTGAATTCAACATAATCCGGGATACCGTCATTATCATCATCAATATCAATGCAATTGTTCAATACCGTTAAGGTAACCGGGGTAGGATCTGAATAATTGCAGGAACCTGCGAGGTTCGATGCCGTAGTAGCAACCACCATCCGGTACAGATCTCCGTTGTTGGCAGGCGTGGTGGCTGAAGGAGGCAAAGTATAAGAATCCACAAATTCAAAATATCCTGATATAGGGGTCAGTGTGGCCACACCCGCAGTGCCGGCAATGTCGACCCAGTTTGTGCCGCCATCGGTACTGCGTTGCCACTTGTAATAGATATATACATTATAATAAGACCGTACGGTGTCAGAAATTGTCAGTGTTTGTCCTGCACATACCGTCGGGCTTGCAGAAGGCGAATAGACCATGTTGGGGTAACAGGTACGTATGCTGATATCATCGATCACCCAGTCGTTACCGCCACCACCCGGGGCATTATTCCGGAAAGTAACCCTGAAATTGCTTTGTGTAGAGTCTGTTTTAAATACAAAGGAACGTCTTACCCAGTTGTTCAGGGTATCGGATCCGGTTTGTGTTCCACCAAGGCCCTGGTAAACCAGTTCCCCGGTCGTATAATAATCTACCCCGTTGATCTGCATGGCGATATTGGGCCGTACACCTGCAGAGTCGCCCGCAGCTGTAGGAATATAGCCTGCCGTAGAAGCGCCCCTGCCCATGGAGTCGCAACCGCACTTGTAGCAGATATTCTTAAACCAGGCAGAAACTTCATAATAGGTTGCACCGCATGCACCGGCCGCATTGAATTCAAATGCTACGTCGGTCTTATAAGCTGAATTGATTGCCAGCATATAGCCGCACGGATTTGTTGAACTGATGGGCAGTAATGGATTGCAAGGTAGATTTCCTTTTGCGGTGTTTGTTGAACCGGAATGGTCGCCGGTTATATCCCAAAGTGTAAATACCCGTGCCGCACCGCCGGGTTTGGCCACGGTCTGGTTGGTAGAATTATTAGCACTTGTATTATTGGCTACGCCGTAGTAATAGTCCTGGGGTGCGTTCGCACCAAAAGCGGCATAGGTATAATTTGTGTTGGGAGAAGTACCCCTGTTCTGTGAACCGGGACTTGCCGCCGGGGCACCAAATGTTCCGTTGAATTCATCCCCGATAACATTTGTTGCAGAAACAGCATCGGGGCAGGCGCCGGGGCTTGCATAAATGATCAGGCTGTCGTTGGGGAAGTTGATCGTATAGAACACGCCGGTAACAGAGTCCCTGTATCGGAATGCTCCGCCGCCAAAATTTATTTTTGTATCGTATCCTGCATTTACCGTTACCCGGTAAGTTGCCATGATGATACAGGTATTATTATAAAAAGAAGGCCTGGAGCTGCTTCGTACAATACCTCCATTGGTGGGAGTGGCCCCGGCACCAATATTGATCCGGATCGCCGTGTCGGTACCAACCCCCGCAGTAGTGTAATGGCCTGGATCCGCATCCTGGGCATCTGAAAACAGGGTATATATTTTTCCTTCATTGGTCCGGGTTGCGATGGTACCTGCATTCAGGGCAAATCCCATTCCCGGCGAAAGGGTATCATAGAATGCAACGCTGTCGATGGCCCGGTGCTGGCTGGCAGCATTTTGCCTTACCACCAGGGTGGCCCTTATTTCCAGCACATCGCCTGGGTTGATGGTTCCTCCCACTGCTCCATCTGTTATATTAGCATATGTTTTGCCATAATCTATCCGGGCACTTCCGGTAGGATTCGGGTCGGTGATGCAAATATTAAAAGTATATGTACCAGCAGCAACCGGTGCTGCTAAAGTCTGTGTGGTGATCCTCACATAATATGTTGCCCCTACGGTTAAGCCGGCACCTCCCGGATTTGTTGCCGTATTTCTCGGCGAAGTAGAGCACGCACCTACCTGGGTCAAAGAGCCACAATTGCCGGAGAATAATTGAATACGCGGACCGGCTGTGGTAAGATTGGCACCTACTGAACTGAGTGTTATTACGGGGTAAGCAGACTGGGCCACAAACATATACCATACTTCAGGTGATAATGCATTGCCGCAGGCAGGTAAACCAGCCGTTGCCGTTGCATTGATCAATGTACCCGATACATTGGAACAGGCTACCGCACTGGTCAGTAAAATGGCGCCTGCACAGGCATCATTGGCCGGTGGGGCGGCGGTTCGGGTTATACAAATATTAAAATTAGCTACCGTACCTGTTCCGGAAGGATTTACGTTAAAATTGGCTATGCGTACATAATAGGTTGTGCCATTTACCAATCCCGCTTGCGTAAGTGAAGTACCGGAAACACATGCAATGGAGACCAGCGCCCCGCAATTACCCCCGTATATCTGGATTCTTGGAGCAGTAAAATTTGCTCCCAGGCTGCTTATCGTAACAGTATGCTGGGCAGCTGCCGTTGCTACAAAACTGTACCATACGTCATAGTAAGTACCTGCGGCAAAACAGCCCAAAGGAGTTGCTGCATTTGCTGTAGCCAGGTCGAGTTTTCCGGCTGTGTTAACACAAGATGCACCAGGGGTTAATGCTATGGCTCCCGCACATTCGTTATTGGCCGGTGGCTGCTGCACACAGATATTGAAATTCCAGTCGCTGGTGGCTGAAGCAGTAGGGTTTGAAGTTACATATACCCGTACATAATAGAAAGTACCGATCGTTAATCCCGCAATGGTCATCCGGCCATTGGTAACGGATACCGCCTGGCATCCCAGTGATACAAAACCTGCACAACCTGCCCCGCTCAGCATTTGAATGTAAGTTGATGCGGCTGAAAGGTTAGAACCTAAATTGTTCACGGTAACTGCATGGGTAGTTGAATTGGCCTGGAAGCTGAACCACACATCGTAGGTGGTGGTTGCCGTAGCTCCGCCGCAGGCTCCGGTAGGAGCCGAGTTGGTAGCATAACGAAGATTACCGGTAATGGTATTGCAATTGGAAGCCGATGTTAAAAGCGTGGCCGTATTGCAATTATCGTTGGCCGGGGGAGGATTCGGGTGCGTTATACAGATATCAAAATTTCCGTTGGAAGTAACTGCAGCGCCTACATGGGAAACACGAACATAATAGGTATTGCCGATCGTTAAACCGGTTGCGGTTACGGTTGATCCGGTTGCACAGGCTACCGAAACCAACGCAGCACAGGTACCGCTGAATATCTGAACTTCCGGGTTAGTAAAATTACTTCCCCGGTTACTTATTGTTGCCGTATGTGTGGTACCAACAGCCGTAAAGCTGAACCATACATCATAATGGGTGCCGGCAGAGCAACCGGCAGGAACACCTGCGCTGGCCGTTGCGTTCCGGATGGTATATCCATTATTGTTACAGGAAGTGCTGGATGTACGGGATATGGCATTGTTACATTCGTCATTGGAAGGTTGTGCAAATACCACCGTTGATAAGAATAAACAAAATGAAAACAACAGTACTGTTTTTCTACAGGACGTATAGTTGGATAGAATTGCTTTCATAAATGGATTTTATTGTTTTAATCAGGATATATGGATAATAACAGGAAATAAATACATTTAAAATTATATACGTTTCATATATAAATTCAATAATGTGTTTTATTCTTTACATAACGGATTATCATATTTTTTATTGTAAATCATCCGCATTCGTGTAATCAATATGAAAGTCAGGAATCATTGGATTTTTTTCCGGAAGACTACAATAATTTTCAGAATTAACAGTTAACTACCTTGTTACGTGTATGATGTATACTATACCCTGGTAATACGTCTGTCCAATAATATCCTAAATTAACCATTCATGAAACCAACAGCTACTCGCATTACCCTTTCCTTGCTTTTCATTTTATTTTTTGCCGGAACACTGTTTGCACAGCCGCCCAATAACAATTGTGCCAATGCCTCGTTGATCACAACCGATTCAGCCTGTGTTACCGGAACAAGCCGGCTTATCAATCAAACGCTGAGCCTGGCAACGGGTGACGGGGGTACCATCACAACAACTTGTACAGCCGTTGCCTCTCAGGATGTGTGGTACAGGTTTGTGGCCAAAACCCCGCAACCGACCATTACGGTAAGCAGTTTAGGCAGCAGTTGGGGCACCACGTTAAAAATACAGTTGTTATCGGGGTCATGCGGTGCTTTTACGGAAGTAGCCTGTGCCAACAATGCACCGGTTACACCTTCACTTGCCAACCAACTCATACCCGGCAATACCTATTATATAAGGATCCATAAGAACAATACTACAGCGCCAAGTGGTTCTAATTGGGGATTTACCATTTGTGTTACCGACCCCCTGTCAAGGGGCGGACGCATAAACGAGGTTTTTTCCCGTACGATCCTCTCTGCAGCTTCTGTGCTTAATTATCCCTGGGAAGTAACTTATGGCCCTGATAATAACCTGTGGGTTACGGAATCAAAAGGATACAGGGTTTACAGGATCAATCCCACTACCGGGGTAAGAACAACGGTGCTGGATATTTCGCAGAACAGTACTTTTCTTCCATTGGCAGACCGGGTATTTAATTGCCAGTTTGCAAACGGGTCAGGTGCCCAGGGCGGATTGGCAGGATTAGCAATCCATCCAAAATTTCTGGACCCGACCACACCGGAGAATTATGTTTATGTCTCTTATGTATACAGTTCCAATGGGGGTTCATCGCCAACCGGAATATTTTTTACAAATCGCCTGGTCCGGTTTACCTATAATACAGGAACAGGGCTTTTAGAGTCACCGGTTTCTTTGTGTGATACATTACCCGGCAGCAGCGACCATAATTCACAACGGATAATCATAGCCCCGGTTACCCCGGGCGGAACCAATTACCTTTTTTATGCA
This sequence is a window from Chitinophagaceae bacterium. Protein-coding genes within it:
- a CDS encoding IS3 family transposase; protein product: MKKAKPFASLQTICRLLGYSSQAYHKHQNKLLSKGLQEGVILQQIDAIRKLQPRCGGRKLFVELQSFLTQHKIIMGRDKFFELLKRNKLLVRKLKRNVYTTNSKHHFRRYPNLVRDFEPMKAHELWVADITYIPLKHRHAYLFLITDAYSRKIVGFNLSDDMKVSSGLLALKKAMAQKPADAIVIHHSDRGIQYCSTAYTDFLQKNNCMISMTENGDPYENAIAERVNGILKTELISSFYSDADTASRHIARCITIYNYRRRHASLNWQIPHEVHSQKGPQIKQWKNYYYKRKTKEEKLETL